The following are from one region of the Rosistilla carotiformis genome:
- a CDS encoding O-antigen ligase family protein translates to MSLALTSSATARRPSFDRLLMFWGPVIVLAVLVFRNDARMAYAQSANGAAVEAADLAENAGTGTRERQLLFLALGATGGMLLWRDQRTNRRPIYWPIMLLLGLLFAYGCCSVVWSDSPFLTFKRMIVLGCLALGAIGIGKVWSTRDFCLALIGWTLLFVLISVAAELANGVFLRGGDYRFSGVFHPNKQVFFCAFLFLCSSCMYQSERKRIYLAIAIFALLAVILTKSRTGTAACLLAGAWLWWSYLPRNWIVNLAVAGSILFSIGLIGLGASGEEVSLLSAARMGREDELSDPTKLTGRLPIWTETLSAFINQPLLGFGYGAFWSPERIRYFESQNGWAFSHAHSIYIESAVNWGLLGVFIMLMIVVATVRRAKYLLRTHERMAGRWMIALLILAAIAGLAESAFVADGFEAIVLCASIGLVACHGPVPPARGMR, encoded by the coding sequence ATGTCTCTTGCACTCACCTCATCCGCAACCGCACGGCGACCATCGTTCGACCGCTTGCTGATGTTTTGGGGGCCGGTGATCGTGCTGGCGGTCTTGGTTTTCCGCAACGATGCTCGCATGGCGTACGCTCAATCGGCCAACGGTGCCGCAGTCGAAGCGGCGGATCTGGCGGAAAACGCCGGCACCGGAACGCGCGAACGCCAGTTGTTGTTCCTCGCCTTGGGAGCGACAGGCGGGATGTTGTTGTGGCGCGATCAAAGGACCAACCGACGGCCGATCTATTGGCCGATCATGTTGCTGTTGGGGCTGTTGTTCGCCTACGGTTGCTGCTCGGTCGTCTGGTCCGATTCCCCCTTCTTAACCTTCAAACGGATGATCGTGTTGGGCTGTCTTGCGCTCGGGGCGATTGGGATCGGCAAGGTCTGGAGCACCCGCGATTTCTGTCTGGCTCTGATCGGTTGGACGCTGTTGTTTGTCCTGATCAGCGTCGCCGCGGAACTTGCCAACGGCGTCTTCTTGCGAGGCGGCGACTACCGATTTTCAGGAGTCTTTCATCCGAACAAACAAGTCTTCTTCTGTGCGTTTCTGTTCTTGTGCAGTTCGTGCATGTATCAAAGCGAACGGAAGCGGATCTATCTGGCGATCGCGATCTTCGCTCTGCTTGCGGTCATCTTAACGAAGTCGCGAACCGGCACCGCCGCCTGCCTGTTGGCGGGAGCTTGGTTGTGGTGGAGCTATCTGCCGCGGAACTGGATCGTCAACCTGGCTGTCGCCGGATCGATCTTGTTCAGCATCGGACTGATCGGGCTGGGGGCGAGCGGCGAAGAGGTCTCGTTGCTGTCGGCGGCGCGGATGGGACGCGAGGATGAACTCTCCGATCCGACCAAGTTGACAGGCCGATTACCGATTTGGACCGAGACCCTTTCCGCCTTCATCAACCAGCCGTTGTTAGGCTTTGGGTACGGCGCGTTTTGGTCGCCTGAGCGGATTCGATATTTTGAATCGCAGAACGGTTGGGCGTTCAGCCATGCCCATTCGATCTACATCGAATCGGCAGTCAATTGGGGCCTGTTGGGCGTCTTTATCATGCTGATGATCGTTGTCGCCACGGTGCGACGCGCGAAATACCTGCTGCGAACCCACGAACGGATGGCCGGTCGTTGGATGATCGCGCTTTTGATCCTCGCCGCGATCGCGGGGCTCGCCGAATCGGCGTTTGTCGCCGACGGATTTGAAGCGATCGTGTTGTGTGCCAGTATCGGATTGGTCGCCTGCCATGGTCCAGTTCCTCCCGCCAGGGGAATGCGATGA